A window of Mucilaginibacter sp. PAMC 26640 contains these coding sequences:
- a CDS encoding Ion channel protein, whose amino-acid sequence MELKEFYHTIHIWLVESGPKYVAGIILFFVGIWVISFMRMRITKRMSTRNVHSSLQPFILSLSITALYFILVFSVLNIVGIQLTFLSTVIGAAGVAAGLALSGTLQNFAGGVLILLLKPFEIEDSIVAQGQDGRVTSIQIFYTVLITADNKTVIIPNGKLFNEVIVNVTREGKRRLDFEIKLGYAAPVNQVKQVINDAIKTIPAILPDPAPRAGVVALEIDGIKYTINVWVQPANFLTTKIELQEKIVIGLAAAGVKLPGT is encoded by the coding sequence ATGGAGCTAAAAGAATTTTATCACACCATCCACATCTGGCTTGTGGAAAGCGGACCAAAGTACGTAGCCGGAATAATTCTTTTCTTTGTCGGCATTTGGGTGATCTCCTTCATGAGGATGCGCATCACCAAAAGAATGAGTACCCGCAACGTTCATTCTTCATTGCAACCCTTTATTTTAAGCCTTTCCATCACCGCGCTATATTTTATACTGGTATTTTCAGTATTGAATATCGTAGGTATCCAACTCACTTTCTTGAGCACTGTAATTGGCGCGGCAGGCGTGGCAGCAGGTCTGGCATTATCAGGAACCTTACAGAATTTTGCCGGAGGAGTGTTGATCTTGCTATTAAAACCTTTTGAGATAGAAGACAGCATCGTGGCACAGGGGCAGGATGGCAGAGTAACCTCCATCCAGATTTTTTATACTGTGCTGATCACAGCAGACAATAAAACGGTAATTATCCCCAATGGTAAACTGTTTAATGAAGTGATCGTAAACGTTACGCGGGAAGGCAAGCGACGACTTGATTTTGAAATAAAACTGGGTTACGCCGCACCGGTAAACCAGGTAAAACAAGTCATTAATGATGCGATAAAAACTATCCCGGCCATACTACCCGATCCGGCCCCACGTGCAGGCGTGGTAGCGCTGGAAATCGACGGCATCAAGTACACCATCAATGTTTGGGTGCAACCCGCAAACTTTCTGACTACCAAAATAGAACTTCAAGAGAAAATAGTAATAGGTTTAGCCGCCGCCGGCGTTAAACTGCCGGGAACCTAG